In Streptomyces sp. NBC_00306, a single genomic region encodes these proteins:
- a CDS encoding sigma-70 family RNA polymerase sigma factor yields MAKDTPPRWDRRMQQRLARGEAAALGELYDRFASLVHMLAHRVLDDDTAADQVTREVFGYIWENPEAYDPKQGSLRSWVAKLTNSQAVHRLRRTEAAALANAGEGSTEELEQKVRRAAVAARADYIVTSMPAPLRAALELAYFQRRDYRQTAADLGVTEDEARRRLRLGLQLLSTAHTRPLEGSSPPGYGRSL; encoded by the coding sequence ATGGCAAAGGACACACCGCCGCGCTGGGACCGCAGGATGCAGCAGCGGCTGGCGCGGGGCGAGGCCGCCGCGCTCGGTGAGCTCTACGACAGGTTCGCCTCGCTCGTGCACATGCTCGCCCACCGGGTGCTGGACGACGACACCGCCGCCGACCAGGTGACCCGCGAGGTCTTCGGCTACATCTGGGAGAACCCGGAGGCCTACGACCCCAAGCAGGGCTCCCTGCGCTCCTGGGTGGCGAAGCTCACCAACAGCCAGGCCGTCCACCGGCTGCGCCGGACCGAGGCGGCCGCGCTGGCGAACGCCGGCGAGGGCTCCACCGAGGAACTGGAGCAGAAGGTGCGCCGGGCGGCCGTGGCGGCCCGCGCGGACTACATCGTCACCTCCATGCCCGCGCCGCTGCGCGCGGCGCTGGAGCTGGCGTACTTCCAGCGCAGGGACTACCGGCAGACGGCCGCCGACCTCGGGGTCACCGAGGACGAGGCCCGGCGCCGGCTGCGGCTCGGCCTGCAACTGCTCTCCACCGCCCACACCCGCCCTCTGGAGGGCTCGTCACCGCCCGGATACGGACGCTCCCTGTGA
- a CDS encoding trypco2 family protein, with protein MAERDEGAVVGLAEVIGQVRDELEQAQLAGEGRNLKFSVEKVNLEFAVQVRREGSGRAELRIGVLTAGGGGSAARDTTHTIQIELKPQGRGGNPNLMVGGE; from the coding sequence ATGGCTGAGCGTGACGAAGGCGCGGTGGTGGGGCTCGCCGAGGTGATCGGCCAGGTCCGGGACGAGCTGGAGCAGGCGCAGCTCGCGGGCGAGGGCCGCAATCTCAAGTTCAGTGTGGAGAAGGTGAATCTGGAGTTCGCGGTGCAGGTGCGGCGCGAGGGCAGTGGCCGCGCGGAGCTGAGGATCGGCGTGCTCACCGCGGGCGGCGGCGGATCGGCGGCGCGCGACACCACGCACACGATCCAGATCGAGCTCAAGCCGCAGGGCAGGGGCGGCAACCCGAACCTGATGGTGGGCGGGGAGTAG
- a CDS encoding tetratricopeptide repeat protein, whose product MLLPGGLVLTCAHTVLSRPGLDGGRIPFDTVYVDVPAAPGPEPEPLRARVLQEYLVEPTTEFAGDLALLKLDHEPAVPHAVLHRQVPGPGNPVHLTGYPEDLPGGEHLTARLMGRGGPGHRAEWVQLDPDGAPYTVRHGYSGSGVVHSGSRRLLGILAHQFGTPEAPVRREHAYMIPTETVLKHLPLERLGITVTGPKAVSAGVAVAPERTASGRVPGLHRRMTHWLDGAPDTDPVEVLFAGEGEQALLFTIRSALTLADREQSPPSASGSTAGEPQIGGIDIAVDATNRTADELAGLTAERIGLDRAPSSGGPRTALLERIAAETPPLSTAFLAVDRSASPDEEIVALLRAVLARDDSRLLLVFSDPQSPLLERVRDELLEAGWPGTRVERLAVRLTRLAETEQRLRHLPPSAALPRPRPPEEQSRRLRDELRRLREGGPLHGTKALPQALFQLTVAVEAALLEAENAEAALAGPQGPRDFAVELPGDGLTDLPSVAVRDPDALVIGSTGHHLTGGDRLHQQYEVVGPLGQGSHGQVYLARDLLLDNRPVALKGILDPGNPVAVLQAHRERLRLVSLNHPSVIRVVNYARHPSTSAEFIVMEFADGAPLEWVAARIAQHDPPFSGPRLREFIVVYGLQILDALSYLHDQEGLVYGDLSLTNVLHCGSGIKLIDVAGVRKPGDPGPVSHRPPETGPGGEMTTAGDLYGVGAVLGDLLAKAPAPPADLGTESLERALRRAVAPDPKRRYASADEMSLQLRGVLRELRSLRLGEETFEPSPLFDPAASALDGQLGKAPPLVRWRSGSGLALPLGAGVPGPAEVAVALPVPKADREDPNWKELQRTSYADPAGLLQLSDEWLGSPELHLLRCRLHLELARDQVRQPDKHLVAAGMELERARRLLGDRARFDWRLDWHQGLNELAHGRLRQALNCFDEVYSAIPGEYAPKLALGYCHEKLADLWRSGEPHTAEHEEQRDHHEEQAMRFYDAVWRRNHALGSAAFGLARIHLARRSPDRALASLDGVPPDSRHRTAARTAMVRIHASLPADGSAPSTASAVRAYAALRRLVSHEGLTDRQAYERLTAELLELLLELVRGAREKGTAADPLAELRSALPAAASVPAGERELREQLSACYRRLAKQVPRTDDPEDAALAEALLDNAYRTRPLGVRHQRDRRTRERARRTAGDWLPQVVRRPRTSGEEA is encoded by the coding sequence GTGCTGCTCCCCGGGGGACTGGTGCTGACCTGCGCCCACACCGTGCTGTCCCGGCCCGGCCTCGACGGCGGTCGCATCCCCTTCGACACGGTGTACGTCGACGTGCCGGCCGCCCCGGGACCGGAGCCCGAACCGCTGCGGGCCCGGGTGCTCCAGGAGTATCTGGTCGAGCCCACCACCGAGTTCGCCGGCGATCTCGCACTGCTCAAGCTCGACCACGAGCCGGCCGTGCCGCATGCCGTGCTGCACCGCCAGGTGCCCGGGCCCGGCAACCCCGTCCATCTGACCGGCTATCCGGAGGACCTGCCGGGCGGCGAGCATCTGACCGCGCGGCTGATGGGGCGCGGCGGCCCCGGCCACCGGGCGGAGTGGGTGCAGCTCGACCCCGACGGCGCGCCCTACACCGTCCGCCACGGCTACAGCGGCAGTGGTGTCGTCCACAGCGGCTCACGGCGCCTCCTCGGCATCCTGGCCCACCAGTTCGGCACCCCGGAGGCCCCGGTCCGCCGCGAGCACGCGTACATGATCCCGACCGAGACGGTGCTCAAGCATCTGCCGCTGGAGCGGCTGGGGATCACCGTCACCGGGCCCAAGGCCGTCTCGGCCGGTGTCGCCGTGGCGCCCGAACGGACCGCGTCCGGCCGGGTGCCGGGGCTGCACCGCCGGATGACGCACTGGCTGGACGGCGCTCCCGACACGGACCCGGTCGAGGTCCTGTTCGCGGGCGAGGGCGAGCAGGCGCTGCTGTTCACCATCCGCAGCGCCCTCACCCTCGCCGACCGGGAGCAGAGCCCGCCGTCCGCCTCCGGGAGCACGGCGGGCGAACCGCAGATCGGCGGCATCGACATCGCCGTGGACGCCACCAACCGCACGGCAGACGAGCTCGCCGGGCTGACGGCCGAACGCATCGGCCTCGACAGGGCGCCGTCCTCGGGCGGCCCCCGTACCGCGCTGCTGGAGCGCATCGCCGCGGAGACCCCGCCGCTGAGCACCGCGTTCCTGGCCGTCGACCGCTCGGCGTCGCCGGACGAGGAGATCGTGGCGCTGCTGCGCGCCGTGCTCGCCCGGGACGACAGCCGGCTGCTCCTCGTCTTCAGCGATCCGCAGTCCCCACTGCTGGAGCGGGTGCGCGACGAGCTGCTGGAGGCGGGCTGGCCCGGCACCCGCGTCGAACGGCTGGCGGTCCGGCTGACCCGCCTGGCCGAGACCGAGCAGCGCTTACGGCACCTGCCGCCGTCCGCCGCGCTGCCCCGCCCGCGGCCTCCCGAGGAACAGTCACGCCGGCTGCGGGACGAACTGCGGAGGCTGCGTGAAGGCGGCCCGCTGCACGGCACGAAGGCCCTTCCGCAGGCACTGTTCCAGCTCACCGTCGCCGTCGAGGCCGCGCTGCTGGAGGCGGAGAACGCCGAGGCGGCACTCGCCGGGCCGCAGGGGCCGCGGGACTTCGCCGTGGAGCTCCCCGGCGACGGGCTGACCGATCTGCCGTCCGTGGCCGTGCGCGACCCGGACGCGCTCGTCATCGGCTCCACCGGACACCATCTGACGGGCGGTGACCGGCTGCACCAGCAGTACGAGGTCGTGGGCCCGCTCGGGCAGGGCAGCCACGGCCAGGTCTATCTGGCCCGCGATCTGCTGCTGGACAACCGCCCGGTGGCGCTGAAGGGCATCCTCGACCCGGGCAATCCCGTCGCGGTGCTCCAGGCGCACCGCGAGCGGCTACGGCTGGTCAGCCTCAACCATCCGTCGGTCATCCGGGTGGTCAACTACGCCCGGCATCCGTCGACCTCGGCGGAGTTCATCGTGATGGAGTTCGCCGACGGCGCTCCGCTGGAGTGGGTCGCCGCGCGGATCGCCCAGCACGATCCGCCGTTCTCCGGGCCCCGGCTGCGGGAGTTCATCGTCGTCTACGGACTTCAGATCCTGGACGCGCTCAGCTACCTCCACGACCAGGAGGGCCTCGTCTACGGGGACCTCTCGCTCACGAACGTGCTGCACTGCGGCAGCGGCATCAAGCTCATCGACGTCGCGGGCGTCCGCAAGCCGGGCGATCCGGGTCCGGTCAGCCACCGGCCGCCGGAGACCGGCCCGGGCGGGGAGATGACCACCGCGGGCGATCTGTACGGGGTCGGCGCCGTGCTCGGCGACCTGCTCGCGAAGGCTCCGGCGCCCCCTGCCGACCTCGGCACGGAGTCGCTGGAGCGGGCCCTGCGCCGCGCGGTGGCACCCGACCCCAAGCGCCGCTACGCCTCCGCCGACGAGATGTCCCTCCAACTTCGCGGAGTTCTGCGTGAGTTGCGGTCGCTGCGGCTCGGCGAGGAGACCTTCGAGCCCTCACCGCTGTTCGACCCGGCGGCCTCGGCACTGGACGGCCAGCTCGGCAAGGCCCCGCCGCTCGTGCGCTGGCGCTCCGGCAGCGGACTCGCCCTGCCGCTCGGCGCGGGCGTGCCGGGCCCCGCCGAGGTCGCGGTCGCGCTCCCGGTACCGAAGGCGGACCGCGAGGACCCCAACTGGAAGGAGCTCCAGCGCACCTCGTACGCCGACCCGGCCGGTCTGCTCCAGCTCAGCGACGAATGGCTGGGCTCGCCCGAACTGCATCTGCTGCGCTGCCGGCTGCATCTGGAGCTCGCCCGCGACCAGGTGCGGCAGCCCGACAAGCATCTGGTCGCCGCCGGGATGGAGCTGGAGCGGGCGCGCCGGCTGCTCGGCGACCGCGCCCGGTTCGACTGGCGCCTGGACTGGCACCAGGGCCTGAACGAACTCGCGCACGGCAGGCTGCGCCAGGCCCTGAACTGCTTCGACGAGGTCTACAGCGCGATCCCCGGCGAGTACGCGCCCAAACTCGCGCTCGGCTACTGCCACGAGAAACTCGCCGACCTGTGGCGGTCCGGCGAACCGCACACCGCCGAGCACGAGGAGCAGCGCGACCACCACGAGGAGCAGGCCATGCGGTTCTACGACGCGGTCTGGCGGCGCAACCACGCGCTCGGCAGCGCCGCGTTCGGACTCGCCCGCATCCATCTCGCGCGCCGCAGCCCCGACCGGGCCCTGGCCTCGCTGGACGGCGTGCCCCCGGACTCCCGGCACCGCACCGCGGCCCGTACCGCGATGGTCCGCATCCACGCGAGCCTGCCCGCGGACGGCTCCGCGCCGAGCACCGCGTCAGCGGTGCGGGCGTACGCCGCCCTGCGCCGGCTGGTCAGTCACGAAGGGCTCACCGACCGGCAGGCCTACGAACGGCTCACCGCCGAACTGCTGGAGCTGCTGCTCGAACTCGTCCGCGGCGCACGGGAGAAGGGCACGGCCGCGGACCCGCTGGCGGAGCTGCGGTCCGCGCTGCCCGCCGCGGCGTCGGTCCCGGCGGGCGAACGGGAGCTGCGCGAGCAACTGTCCGCCTGCTACCGCCGGCTCGCCAAACAGGTGCCCCGCACCGACGACCCGGAGGACGCCGCACTCGCCGAGGCGCTGCTGGACAACGCGTACCGCACCCGGCCGCTGGGCGTGCGCCACCAGCGGGACCGGCGCACCCGTGAACGCGCCCGCCGGACCGCCGGTGACTGGCTCCCCCAGGTCGTGCGGCGGCCCCGGACGTCCGGGGAGGAGGCATGA
- a CDS encoding zf-HC2 domain-containing protein: protein MSGPLDGGRGDDDEARDEVRGAPRIPGPRAAADNLEARDLTVPPPQEDARPAPPAQTGDSGHTTQERLSHSVLKSLLGAWALSACSPEETTAVEEHLGDCAPCAEEALRLRDAVGLLHTDRDLDLDPLLRFRVLENCLGRRPARIPVPVWANPYDAETARLDALLRDIGESEWHAPVRLKWFEGESAASRRTTVAGVIGHLMTVDGLVAGALGLDDPLGRTPAGGPTERTEAFWGADEPATRAVHEPWRDQSHTLIRTVSFAGRGVAELSVSYGDFALPLRDSLLDRAFECWIHADDIADAVDYPYDPPSGSHLNRMIDLAARMLPAALAGRRRAGLAGPARHLVAAGAPGRSLHLEVEGAGGGNWYIALDSPAAVGSPDQAVAQVALDGVEFCRLVAGHVPPEEAAAGQDGDREAIRDVLFAAASLSRL from the coding sequence GTGAGCGGGCCCCTGGACGGCGGCCGCGGCGATGACGACGAAGCACGCGACGAGGTGCGGGGCGCTCCCCGCATACCCGGGCCCCGGGCGGCCGCGGACAACCTCGAAGCGCGGGATCTGACCGTGCCGCCGCCCCAGGAGGACGCCAGGCCCGCGCCTCCCGCGCAGACCGGCGACTCCGGGCACACGACGCAGGAGCGGCTGTCCCACAGCGTGCTCAAGTCCCTGCTCGGCGCCTGGGCACTGTCCGCCTGCTCCCCGGAGGAGACCACGGCCGTCGAGGAGCACCTCGGCGACTGCGCCCCCTGCGCGGAGGAGGCGCTGCGGCTGCGGGACGCCGTCGGGCTGCTGCACACCGACCGCGATCTCGATCTCGACCCGCTGCTGCGGTTCCGGGTGCTGGAGAACTGCCTGGGCCGCAGGCCGGCCCGTATCCCCGTGCCCGTGTGGGCCAACCCGTACGACGCCGAGACCGCCCGGCTGGACGCCCTGCTGCGGGACATCGGCGAGTCCGAGTGGCATGCGCCGGTCCGGCTCAAATGGTTCGAGGGCGAGAGCGCGGCGAGCCGGCGGACGACCGTCGCCGGGGTCATCGGGCATCTGATGACGGTCGACGGCCTGGTCGCGGGCGCCCTCGGTCTGGACGATCCGCTCGGGCGGACACCGGCGGGCGGGCCGACCGAGCGCACGGAGGCGTTCTGGGGCGCGGACGAACCGGCCACCCGCGCCGTCCACGAGCCGTGGCGCGACCAGAGCCACACCCTGATCCGCACGGTGTCCTTCGCGGGCCGCGGGGTGGCCGAACTGTCCGTGTCGTACGGGGACTTCGCGCTGCCGCTGCGGGACTCCCTCCTCGACCGCGCCTTCGAGTGCTGGATACACGCCGACGACATCGCGGACGCGGTGGACTATCCGTACGACCCGCCGAGCGGATCCCATCTGAACCGGATGATCGACCTCGCGGCCCGGATGCTGCCCGCGGCGCTCGCCGGCCGCAGACGTGCCGGTCTCGCCGGGCCGGCCAGGCATCTGGTCGCGGCGGGCGCCCCGGGACGTTCCCTGCATCTGGAGGTCGAGGGCGCCGGCGGCGGCAACTGGTACATCGCCCTGGACTCCCCCGCCGCCGTCGGCTCACCCGACCAGGCGGTGGCGCAAGTCGCGCTCGACGGAGTCGAGTTCTGCAGACTGGTGGCCGGTCATGTACCACCGGAGGAGGCCGCCGCGGGTCAGGACGGCGACCGCGAGGCGATCCGGGACGTCCTGTTCGCCGCCGCCTCGCTGAGCAGACTCTGA